ACCGTTTTTCGCCGAATTCGGCGGCCGTTTCGCCCTCGCCCGTGAACATAAATATCTTGTCGCCAGCCAGAAAGGCTCGATGCCGAAAGCGGTGCTGGCCCGTTTCAAGGAAGGCCTGGATCGGATCGCCCGGGACCCTTATCCCGTCTATCTCGAAGACCCCGCGGTCACCCGCGGGAAAATCGCCCGGGGCTACGGGGCCCGGGTGGATGAAGTCGCCATCGCCCGCAATACCACCGATGCCGTCAGCCAGATCCTGAGCGGAATCGACTGGCGGGAGGGGGACGAGCTGCTCTGCTCGACCCTGGAGTACCCGAACTGCGTGGCGACGGTGCGGCGGGTGGCGGCACGGTTCGGCCTGGGCGTCCGGCAGTTCGGAGTCCCATCGCGCCCCGACACGGAGGCGGAAGAGGTCGTCGCTTCCGTCCGGCGTTCCCTCAGGCCCGGCCGAACCCGGGCGATCTTCTTCTCCTGCCCGACCCAGCCCAACGGGATAGCTCTACCCTTCCGCCGGATCGCCCGGCTGGCCCAGGAAAACGGGGCGATCACCATCGTCGACGGGGCCCACTACGGCGGCATGTTCGATCCGCGCCTCGACGAAACCGGGATCGACTTTTGGGCGCTTTCCGGGCACAAGTGGCAGTGCGGGCCCGGAGGGACCGGCATTCTCTATGTCCGCAACGCGCTCTGGCCGGAAAATTCCACCCCGCTGCCCCGCTTCCATCTCGTTCGCTCCGGCAGTCTCGACGCGCCCGTCGACGGCTCCCGTCCGCCGGGTTTCGACGTGGGCGCGGCCCTGAGTTTCTACGGTTTCCCGGAATCGGCCGACTGGCGGGCCCTGGGGCAGTCCTGCGAGGTCTGGGACGGCGTGGGCAGGGAACGCATTCAGAACTACATCCTAGCCCTGGCCGACTACGCCCGGGGAAAACTTATCGAGGTTTTCGGAGAGCGGGCTCTCCTGCAGCCCTGCCGGGACCCGGAGCTGAAGTCGGGGATCGTCGCTTTCAATCCTTTCCCGGACGGGAACGACCGCCGGAACATGAAGGTGGCCTCCGAGTTCCAGGCGCGCATCTTCCGGGATTGCGGCTACCACATCGGCTGCGGCGGCCTGGGAAGCACCGGCCTGACCCGTCCGCCCGATCCGGACGCGAAGGCGTTTTTCGAGGGCTGTATCCCGAACCGCGATCCGAAAACCGGCCGGCCGGACCCGAGCGATATCCCGTTCCGGTTCGGTACGCCGGCCTGGTGCGATCGGGCCGATCTGGATAGGTTCGTCGACGACTGCCGGGCGATGGTCGAAACAATGCAGGGTTGAGTTTCGCCGGCCGCGGTCGGCGTGGGCGGATGAGGGCGAGCTATTTGGGCTATCCCCCTGTTCCGGCGGTCCAGTTTCTGAAATGATAGGCGGCGATGATCTGAACCCACCAGGGAGCGAAACTCCGATAGATCCCGACCTTCGGATCGTTGGCCCGGTAATCATTCCGGGACCGGTCCCAGCTTTTCAGCAGGTCGACGATCATTTCGACGTGTAGCCTGGTTCTCATCCCCCGGAGCTGAAAAACCCGCGCGCCGGGTTCCGGGGCGAGTCTCCGGGTAAGAAGAATTCTCCCTTCGTCCAGGTGGGCGGTCACGTAATGGATCGAACAGCCC
This genomic window from bacterium contains:
- a CDS encoding aminotransferase class V-fold PLP-dependent enzyme yields the protein MNTSDRGNVPGAPAGGETLLEREEPFFAEFGGRFALAREHKYLVASQKGSMPKAVLARFKEGLDRIARDPYPVYLEDPAVTRGKIARGYGARVDEVAIARNTTDAVSQILSGIDWREGDELLCSTLEYPNCVATVRRVAARFGLGVRQFGVPSRPDTEAEEVVASVRRSLRPGRTRAIFFSCPTQPNGIALPFRRIARLAQENGAITIVDGAHYGGMFDPRLDETGIDFWALSGHKWQCGPGGTGILYVRNALWPENSTPLPRFHLVRSGSLDAPVDGSRPPGFDVGAALSFYGFPESADWRALGQSCEVWDGVGRERIQNYILALADYARGKLIEVFGERALLQPCRDPELKSGIVAFNPFPDGNDRRNMKVASEFQARIFRDCGYHIGCGGLGSTGLTRPPDPDAKAFFEGCIPNRDPKTGRPDPSDIPFRFGTPAWCDRADLDRFVDDCRAMVETMQG